The Aspergillus chevalieri M1 DNA, chromosome 5, nearly complete sequence genome includes a region encoding these proteins:
- a CDS encoding uncharacterized protein (COG:S;~EggNog:ENOG410Q0H4;~InterPro:IPR016197,IPR038609,IPR021006;~PFAM:PF11496;~antiSMASH:Cluster_5.4;~go_component: GO:0070823 - HDA1 complex [Evidence IEA];~go_process: GO:0016575 - histone deacetylation [Evidence IEA]), whose amino-acid sequence MWRKRKASSSVPARYTDESRSKRLRNNLIISSSEGEEEDETEDSETGGSGNDEEWDIKCIVDESDSQYLIDWEGPWSPTWEPKENANDVAVKVWEDRKKQRRSRTRAPSSLLLRAHSQSSQSSASDTSVQSSVIELENTEPAECEVQQPIQQDTPHPRSQRQGSPLFVPFDAASSDEEDIPLVGSPKTRALRLGSSQRALSSSRVVSSSTQQSRSIPVFEYVRKSPIPQEFILPGESKEPPLNISQATSTSESALFVPGGDNEPHSDSPCVPETDQQPQRLKEVGVREKANLNRLPFPERTTSKAGKEVEIAETPPALLAAPQTQNTPSRASSRAQERDTGLQAPTQSINIQSNWSQTYSSSGTTSSETYSFQTTITAARTRRATTIPESVIPSQNQGSTDIRSQAGNRCTLPTRDTRLRYSRINTMDGQNQSPRATPTGSVMDKYSHIEGATPREKMRNAYAQLQAKSSLFSQNPEPSATPSSAGDIDSSAPLSVPETAPLSVRHEKEPAHPAQPNISAASFEPPTQMEHSTVQTIQPSALTFSLAQDISPSSVHLGPSEFAIPLPMDSRVKDDYERILADGSQLIRNFVWASEPNANIAASQRWNLVPKVQEILEKLSNVSTHPDLNIAEHISESESDLQKEAAWAEYSSAKFLFLGYLVQLASDRDLHLVIMVQGGKTLQILERYLLGKGLTYTRQRQEMGAGTNMEVSMVKGSLSFGIQSTQSEGVIETYKRPSAIISLDRSFNAKSPSVEHMRTTYARDGSLLPVIRLLVSNTSEHIECCFHEVFGLQHLRLVIQYSVRLRDTVGDLQDNALGVSEDAEEVLSCLQSDNFHANWPLPAIEPLQIFDPEELDSAVNKNQSEANTESEPTSSTQKRGYVEDTETPTSKRQRVDPSQDISQFTAESMKFPSQTLGTGLQALESNLVQMKTTHAAELEKLRKTLAETRSRLQEREKAMEALQHRYEYRTRELHKVRQERDRLDQAKTSAEQRSERQKEELTRVKDERTELRHELEKARESLKEGGGNMAELEKAQEEIRRLTKEQAGLERKAEYEKNQAEYTREQYQNASKVAAQSGNENRQLRDENEKLKRKVEGDATRLREINKKNDESRHLSRVEELETILASREDLLRRKEEELREIRKNRPSTRSTSTPRSPKWAATSRPGSPGINNNNNSGNGNGLSYGKGSALRFSSEMSL is encoded by the exons ATGTGGCGCAAACGTAAAGCGTCCTCCTCTGTACCAGCGCGTTATACAGACGAATCCAGAAGTAAGCGATTGAGAAACAACCTTATCATATCCTCCAGCgaaggcgaggaagaagacgagaCAGAAGATAGCGAAACCGGAGGCAGTGGAAACGACGAGGAGTGGGATATCAAGTGCATCGTTGACGAGTCCGATTCACAATACCTGATTGACTGGGAAGGCCCCTGGTCGCCAACCTGG GAACCGAAAGAGAACGCCAACGACGTCGCAGTCAAGGTCTGGGAGGATAGAAAGAAACAGAGACGCAGTCGGACAAGAGCCCCGTCATCCCTGCTTTTGCGAGCGCATTCACAATCGTCGCAGTCGTCGGCTTCGGACACCTCCGTCCAGAGTTCCGTGATAGAACTCGAGAACACTGAGCCCGCTGAATGCGAAGTACAACAACCGATCCAGCAGGATACTCCTCACCCGCGAAGCCAACGACAAGGTTCTCCCCTTTTCGTACCGTTTGACGCTGCGTCATCAGACGAAGAAGATATCCCTTTGGTTGGCTCACCAAAAACGAGAGCACTACGTCTCGGCTCATCGCAACGGGCCCTATCTAGTTCCAGAGTCGTCTCATCGTCCACCCAACAGTCCCGCAGCATCCCCGTGTTTGAGTACGTACGAAAATCTCCAATCCCGCAGGAATTCATACTACCCGGCGAGTCGAAAGAGCCCCCCCTGAATATTTCGCAGGCAACAAGCACATCTGAATCCGCTCTTTTCGTGCCAGGGGGTGACAACGAACCGCACTCCGATAGTCCGTGCGTTCCTGAGACAGATCAACAGCCACAAAGGCTAAAAGAAGTCGGAGTACGTGAAAAAGCCAATCTTAACAGGTTGCCTTTTCCAGAACGAACAACGTCTAAGGCTGGTAAAGAAGTTGAGATAGCCGAGACGCCTCCTGCCTTGCTGGCCGCTCCGCAAACCCAGAATACACCATCCCGTGCCTCCTCTCGTGCCCAAGAAAGGGACACTGGATTACAAGCTCCAACGCAGTCAATAAACATCCAGTCCAACTGGTCTCAAACTTATTCATCTAGCGGTACTACATCATCAG AAACATACTCATTCCAAACAACTATCACTGCTGCTCGCACCAGACGCGCTACGACAATACCAGAATCAGTTATCCCAAGCCAAAATCAAGGTTCAACAGATATACGTTCACAGGCCGGAAACCGCTGCACTTTGCCCACCCGTGATACCCGTCTGAGATATTCACGAATCAATACAATGGACGGCCAAAACCAAAGCCCAAGGGCAACTCCGACTGGTAGCGTCATGGATAAATACAGCCATATTGAAGGCGCTACTCCGAGGGAAAAGATGAGAAACGCTTATGCCCAGCTTCAGGCCAAAAGTAGTCTATTTTCCCAGAATCCAGAACCTAGTGCAACCCCATCTTCTGCAGGAGATATTGATTCTTCGGCCCCATTATCGGTTCCGGAAACAGCACCGCTGAGTGTCAGACATGAAAAGGAACCGGCTCATCCTGCTCAACCAAACATTTCTGCAGCATCATTCGAGCCGCCAACTCAGATGGAGCACTCTACAGTGCAAACTATCCAACCCAGCGCGTTGACATTCAGTCTCGCACAGGATATCTCACCGAGCTCTGTTCACCTTGGGCCATCGGAATTTGCCATACCGCTTCCGATGGATTCAAGAGTCAAAGATGATTATGAACGCATTCTGGCGGATGGGTCGCAACTTATTAGGAACTTTGTTTGGGCCTCGGAACCAAATGCAAACATAGCTGCAAGTCAG CGCTGGAATCTTGTTCCAAAAGTACAGGAGATTTTGGAGAAGCTGAGCAATGTGTCAACCCACCCTGACCTAAATATTGCCGAGCATATCAGCGAGTCAGAGTCGGATTTGCAAAAAGAAGCGGCTTGGGCGGAGTATTCCAgcgcaaagtttctcttctTAGGATACCTTGTTCAACTTGCAAGCGACAGAGATTTGCACCTCGTGATCATGGTCCAGGGAGGAAAGACTCTCCAGATTTTGGAGCGTTATCTGTTGGGTAAAGGCCTTACATACACACGGCAACGCCAAGAAATGGGGGCTGGCACCAACATGGAAGTTTCCATGGTAAAAGGGTCATTGAGCTTCGGAATTCAGTCAACGCAGAGTGAAGGTGTTATTGAGACTTATAAACGACCGTCCGCAATTATTTCCTTGGACAGGTCTTTCAACGCGAAGAGTCCCTCGGTCGAGCACATGCGCACGACTTATGCTCGCGACGGAAGCTTATTACCAGTAATTCGCCTTCTTGTCTCCAACACTAGCGAACATATCGAGTGCTGTTTCCATGAAGTTTTTGGGCTTCAGCATCTGCGGTTGGTCATACAGTATTCCGTTCGCCTACGTGATACGGTTGGTGATCTTCAAGACAATGCGCTTGGCGTAAGTGAAGACGCCGAAGAAGTCTTGTCGTGCCTTCAGTCCGACAACTTTCACGCAAACTGGCCCCTGCCAGCGATTGAGCCTTTGCAGatattcgatcctgaggaACTAGATTCCGCTGTGAACAAAAACCAGAGTGAGGCCAACACTGAAAGTGAGCCAACCTCCTCCACTCAGAAACGTGGATAT GTGGAGGATACTGAAACACCAACTTCCAAACGCCAACGTGTAGACCCCTCCCAAGATATAAGTCAGTTCACGGCGGAATCAATGAAATTCCCCAGCCAAACTCTGGGTACTGGCCTACAAGCCCTGGAAAGCAACCTTGTACAGATGAAGACTACACATGCAGCTGAGCTTGAGAAGCTTCGGAAGACTTTAGCGGAGACACGGTCCCGTTTgcaggagagagagaaagcaaTGGAAGCGCTTCAACACCGCTATGAATACCGAACTCGCGAACTCCACAAAGTCCGACAAGAGCGTGATCGATTGGACCAGGCCAAGACTTCCGCCGAGCAGAGGTCAGAGAGACAGAAGGAAGAGCTCACAAGAGTCAAAGACGAGCGTACGGAACTGAGACACGAGCTTGAAAAAGCCAGAGAATCTCTCAAGGAAGGTGGTGGCAACATGGCGGAGCTAGAGAAGGCGCAGGAAGAAATTCGCCGCCTAACGAAGGAACAAGCCGGCCTGGAGCGAAAAGCAGAATACGAAAAGAATCAAGCCGAATATACCCGCGAACAGTACCAGAACGCCTCTAAAGTGGCTGCCCAATCCGGGAACGAGAACCGCCAGCTGCGCGACGAGAATGAGAAACTCAAACGCAAAGTCGAGGGCGACGCTACTCGCCTGCGAGAgatcaacaagaagaacgacGAGTCTCGACATCTATCGCGCGTCGAAGAACTTGAAACCATCCTTGCCTCTCGGGAGGATTTGCTACGcaggaaggaagaggaactACGTGAGATTCGCAAGAACCGACCATCTACTCGTTCTACAAGTACACCGCGGAGCCCCAAATGGGCCGCGACAAGTCGGCCGGGTAGCCCTGGTATcaataacaacaacaatagtGGCAACGGCAACGGCTTGAGTTATGGGAAAGGGAGCGCATTGAGGTTCAGTTCGGAGATGTCGCTGTGA
- a CDS encoding putative flavin dependent monooxygenase (COG:Q;~EggNog:ENOG410PH78;~InterPro:IPR020946,IPR036188,IPR000960;~PFAM:PF13454,PF13450,PF07992;~SMCOG1092:hypothetical protein;~antiSMASH:Cluster_5.4;~go_function: GO:0004499 - N,N-dimethylaniline monooxygenase activity [Evidence IEA];~go_function: GO:0050660 - flavin adenine dinucleotide binding [Evidence IEA];~go_function: GO:0050661 - NADP binding [Evidence IEA];~go_process: GO:0055114 - oxidation-reduction process [Evidence IEA]), with translation MTISKQVSRIAVIGAGPSGLAAVKYLLAEKCFDKIDVFEKRSAAGGVWNYSSRALKKEMPTPVPQLNPNGPLEDPVWGPTGPKDAASEVEFVSPVYDTLEANLPKELMRFSDKLFPDQEQVLPRHSVVKKYLQEYAEDVKDLIQLETQVQDLRPNPSGPSSWALTTRNLRTGEDKTDSYDAVVVASGHYDVTYLPDISGIREWNKAYPGVISHSKHYDSPPIFRDKKVVVVGSSASAIDIGAQINEVSKGELLVSERSGSYLQPPTTDKIYFPEIVEFLSPASHNRAILFADGRIESEIDAIVFCTGYLYSFPFLSSLEPPVITDGRRTMNVYQHLFYTYNPTLVFPLMTQRIVPFPFAESQAAVFARVWSGRLSIPSQAEMIAWEKELIAERGNGTFFHYLPYPQDADNMDLLYNWAASAEKRAGLAEDGAGRLPPLWGDKERWLRQHFPDIRKAFIEQGEARRNIKSVAELGYDYEQWKEQEQGPE, from the exons ATGACAATATCCAAGCAAGTCAGTCGGATCGCGGTCATTGGTGCTGGTCCCTCCGGTCTCGCCGCAGTCAA ATATCTTCTCGCTGAGAAGTGCTTTGATAAGATTGATGTCTTCGAGAAGAGGAGCGCCGCTGGTGGCGTGTGGAATTACTCCTCCAGGGCATTGAAAAAGGAAATGCCTACTCCGGTACCACAGCTCAACCCCAATGGGCCGCTTGAGGACCCCGTCTGGGGTCCAACGGGTCCAAAAGATGCAGCAAGTGAAGTAGAATTTGTCTCTCCGGTCTATGACACGCTAGAAGCGAACTTGCCTAAAGAGTTGATGCGGTTCTCGGATAAGCTATTTCCTGATCAGGAGCAGGTCCTCCCGAGGCACTCGGTGGTCAAGAAATATCTACAAGAATACGCAGAGGATGTGAAAGACTTGATTCAACTGGAGACTCAGGTACAAGACTTGAGACCAAATCCTTCCGGTCCCAGCAGCTGGGCGTTGACGACAAGGAACTTGCGCACCGGAGAGGACAAGACGGACTCCTACGATGCCGTGGTTGTTGCCAGTGGCCACTACGATGTCACCTATCTGCCGGACATTTCCGGCATTCGAGAATGGAATAAGGCGTATCCCGGAGTCATATCTCATTCCAAGCACTACGACTCGCCGCCGATCTTCCGTGATAAGAAGGTCGTGGTAGTAGGGAGCTCTGCATCTGCGATTGATATTGGTGCTCAGATAAACGAAGTGAGCAAGGGGGAGCTGCTGGTTTCAGAGCGTTCAGGGTCTTACTTGCAACCTCCGACTACCGATAAGATCTATTTCCCTGAGATCGTGGAATTTTTGTCGCCAGCTAGCCATAATCGGGCCATTCTGTTTGCAGACGGCCGGATTGAAAGTGAAATCGATGCAATCGTGTTCTGTACCGGCTATCTATACTCGTTCCCTTTTCTGTCTTCGCTCGAACCGCCTGTCATCACCGATGGTCGCAGGACAATGAACGTATACCAGCACCTATTCTATACATATAACCCGACTCTGGTCTTTCCTCTCATGACACAGAGGATTGTACCATTCCCGTTTGCTGAAAGCCAGGCGGCAGTCTTTGCCCGTGTCTGGTCTGGTCGCCTAAGCATTCCCTCACAGGCTGAGATGATAGCCTGGGAAAAAGAGTTAATTGCCGAAAGAGGCAATGGAACTTTCTTCCATTATCTCCCATATCCACAAGATGCGGATAATATGGACCTGCTTTACAACTGGGCCGCGAGCGCTGAAAAGCGGGCTGGGCTGGCCGAGGACGGAGCGGGGAGACTGCCCCCTCTGTGGGGAGATAAAGAAAGATGGCTGCGGCAACACTTCCCGGACATACGGAAGGCATTTATTGAGCAAGGCGAGGCTAGACGGAACATCAAAAGCGTTGCTGAACTCGGCTATGACTATGAACAGTGGAAGGAACAAGAGCAAGGGCCTGAATAA
- a CDS encoding uncharacterized protein (COG:S;~EggNog:ENOG410PR1G;~InterPro:IPR012340,IPR011564;~PFAM:PF02765;~antiSMASH:Cluster_5.4;~go_component: GO:0000784 - nuclear chromosome, telomeric region [Evidence IEA];~go_function: GO:0003677 - DNA binding [Evidence IEA];~go_process: GO:0000723 - telomere maintenance [Evidence IEA]), with amino-acid sequence MDTNNDQPPSSDSGHRTTIPIAQINPDINRLSESSIRATVTLVWPYSSSTKAFSFLLAEPDFRLRRSNGQVKVVFHGLVAEKVAETRVGIGDELVLSLAGSRLDKNETATQTPGRYVTWDVHFDDRVHLEISRSSSHYATVKVDSPVELAPRIEEPAPPVTPVPSRIRPEEPVVTGGLGSWTSPAFSQRSRASFGVDSRLDPFAEDDGFIPGKGRKRPRFSMRSSEWRLIDEPASPDEKGSPVDWTQELEDEIESESEPEQPEPESEVDKEGTAAIVGTPQETPIKTVLSPTAEAIPTTTTSITVDRPTPEPTTDVEQPVQQYAARAAEVRREAYEKEFHVNGLHVPMDTPRLLPIPSPGLPVPSPLVSADNRQGYFSSASAIIAQTSAPQQSTIATQHESTRVEDAAEMRTEVTQTETIGTSVAQTTHESTQISHYVTAPEGPITTKPGDSIAEDEVQLDEGHETVATHVYQDEPSSSPNMEAPVEEEPYIEHIAIQQPEDVQMEDAQQVLADEQHESEEEDDEDSQEEESDEESGIEEIEDESENEGEDDEEEEEGEEKDLADQAVDMQSREMHIEQYATDGTEGPDKTAQSQAKAYSDLKGQRHHVEEDEEDIEDEIEDEEDEEMDDEEASEGDYESENVYEDDEDVESESESDGQYQARPPQKSTQPEIIVLDSDDEDEQPDASFQAQTRAPPTTQGQPATNQEQSIDESHTKREEDDWTSDAQEQIEGDHEVMAEGEYDDERSHYIEEGDSGEDEEALAEVESARDDEQCLHVEDDDDDAMRDKEWPDQIEIVERTRRIENEQVAELASGQQEQGSLAENKDEQYEQERDEQGGEATTSAEYEIATRPNVGKQPPAGKHHGETHVTEELLQHSEQDLHEHPPTHTPQETTPEAASHQSETIRDDAGSNGRQEEVQDTGEVRIEGTSTIAELDQDKDSGLWYDGARSPRIGHYTTTITAKTLETSDLSLHDRQADDTVETEYSHQISVDHSENEKAITSQEDAPSHEQAEIFAEGDEAMVEAPDVPEANNVLPTTEQGPRSRSASISEHEWAEANEYRVDEDVRAQEGQEPRSPSASISQHEWVEANEYAADEAQEAADKETSLQIQLQDETRIRESIEELDSYTQRPSPDRRYPGLRSKHAYYVPLASLIDHFDAPVDTISVVSETSPIIHSASGKKDYSLTLYLTDPSMVGTTLTTQIFRPYLEALPSLSDGDVILLRNFKVKSFNHHMMLVSVDTSAWAVFSPSQDEAQMTGPSAEYDDEERTHVSYLRSWYQSDGAAMVADNQLQASIVEASREITPMSSVAASDTASLDDFPGRDGRRDSTRRDRRGRRSYRRITIHELRDGRRYTEIGSPSDPESIHELRDGTVYAHL; translated from the exons ATGGACACCAATAACGACCAACCTCCGAGCTCAGACTCCGGGCATCGAACCACCATTCCTATCGCGCAAATAAACCCGGACATCAATCGTTTATCGGAAAGCTCCATTCGCGCTACTGTGACTCTGGTGTGGCCCTATTCGTCCTCGACCAAAGCGTTCAGTTTCCTGTTGGCAGAGCCCGATTTCCGTCTCCGACGCTCAAACGGACAAGTCAAAGTGGTGTTTCATGGACTAGTGGCAGAGAAGGTCGCGGAGACGCGTGTTGGAATTGGCGACGAGCTTGTGCTTAGTCTAGCAGGGTCCAGGTTGGATAAGAATGAAACTGCGACTCAGACACCAGGCCGTTATGTAACTTGGGATGTGCACTTTGATGATCGCGTGCACCTTGAG ATTTCTCGTTCTTCGAGTCATTACGCAACCGTGAAAGTTGACTCCCCCGTTGAACTCGCGCCGCGCATCGAAGAACCCGCACCTCCTGTTACACCTGTGCCCAGCAGAATACGACCCGAGGAACCCGTCGTGACTGGCGGTTTGGGGTCTTGGACGTCTCCAGCCTTTTCCCAGCGTTCCCGCGCGTCGTTCGGTGTTGATTCGAGACTTGATCCTTTCGCAGAAGATGATGGGTTTATTCCGGGGAAAGGCAGAAAACGTCCCAGGTTTAGCATGCGAAGCAGCGAGTGGCGCCTCATTGATGAACCTGCAAGTCCTGATGAGAAGGGTAGCCCGGTAGATTGGACACaggaacttgaggatgaaatTGAGTCAGAGTCAGAGCCGGAACAGCCGGAGCCGGAATCGGAGGTTGACAAGGAAGGGACAGCCGCAATTGTCGGAACGCCTCAAGAAACGCCAATCAAAACAGTTCTCTCACCAACCGCAGAGGCAATTCCTACCACGACTACATCAATAACTGTTGATCGACCAACTCCTGAACCTACCACCGATGTGGAACAACCAGTCCAGCAATATGCGGCTAGAGCTGCAGAAGTTCGGCGTGAAGCTTACGAGAAGGAATTCCATGTCAATGGCCTACACGTTCCAATGGATACTCCACGTTTGCTTCCCATCCCATCTCCTGGTCTTCCGGTACCATCTCCACTTGTGTCTGCAGATAATCGACAAGGCTACTTCTCGTCGGCATCTGCTATTATTGCGCAAACTTCAGCACCCCAGCAAAGTACAATAGCGACACAGCACGAGTCGACAAGGGTCGAAGACGCTGCTGAAATGCGGACAGAGGTCACACAAACAGAAACAATTGGAACATCTGTTGCTCAGACAACACATGAAAGTACCCAAATATCTCACTATGTGACTGCTCCCGAGGGGCCAATCACCACCAAGCCAGGGGATTCAATAGCAGAAGATGAGGTTCAACTTGATGAAGGACATGAAACGGTCGCTACACATGTCTATCAAGATGAACCATCTTCATCTCCCAATATGGAGGCTCCCGTAGAGGAAGAGCCCTATATTGAGCACATTGCAATCCAACAGCCGGAAGATGTTCAAATGGAGGATGCACAACAAGtattggctgatgaacaaCACGAaagtgaggaggaagacgacgaggattCCCAAGAAGAGGAGTCAGATGAAGAGAGCGGCATTGAAGAAATAGAGGATGAAAGCGAAAACGAAGGtgaagacgacgaggaagaggaagagggtgaggaaaaggatcttGCCGATCAAGCTGTCGACATGCAGAGTCGTGAGATGCATATTGAACAGTATGCAACAGATGGCACGGAAGGTCCCGATAAAACCGCCCAATCGCAAGCAAAAGCCTATAGCGACTTAAAGGGCCAACGTCATCATgtcgaagaggatgaagaggatattGAGGACGAGattgaggatgaagaagacgaagagatgGATGACGAAGAGGCATCTGAAGGGGATTATGAATCTGAAAATGTgtatgaggatgatgaagacgttGAGTCAGAGTCAGAGTCCGACGGGCAATATCAAGCTCGGCCTCCACAAAAGAGCACTCAACCAGAAATCATTGTTCTGGATAgtgatgacgaagacgaacAGCCCGATGCGAGTTTCCAAGCACAGACGCGCGCACCTCCCACCACACAAGGACAGCCTGCTACTAATCAAGAACAGTCTATTGATGAAAGCCACACAAAGAGAGAGGAGGACGATTGGACTTCTGATGCTCAGGAACAAATAGAAGGTGACCACGAAGTCATGGCTGAGGGAGAATATGACGATGAAAGAAGCCATTACATTGAGGAGGGTGACTCCggcgaagatgaagaagcacTGGCTGAGGTTGAATCAGCGAGGGATGATGAGCAGTGCCTTCATGTTgaggacgacgacgacgatgcaATGAGAGATAAAGAATGGCCTGATCAAATTGAAATTGTTGAACGGACACGCCGGATCGAAAATGAGCAAGTAGCAGAGCTGGCCAGTGGTCAACAAGAGCAAGGCAGCCTAGCAGAGAACAAGGACGAACAGTACGAACAGGAGCGTGATGAGCAGGGAGGTGAAGCCACAACTTCAGCGGAATATGAAATAGCGACACGTCCTAACGTCGGCAAACAACCACCCGCTGGAAAACACCATGGGGAGACACACGTCACAGAAGAGCTTCTGCAGCATTCCGAACAGGATCTTCATGAACATCCTCCTACGCATACCCCTCAAGAAACAACCCCTGAAGCTGCTTCCCATCAATCTGAAACCATCCGAGATGATGCCGGTTCGAACGGAAGGCAGGAGGAAGTCCAGGACACTGGTGAAGTCAGGATCGAAGGAACTTCGACAATAGCAGAGTTGGACCAGGATAAGGACTCAGGATTGTGGTACGACGGCGCCAGATCACCACGAATTGGACATTACACCACGACTATTACTGCTAAAACCCTTGAAACCTCTGATCTTTCGCTCCACGACCGACAAGCGGATGATACTGTGGAAACCGAATATAGTCATCAAATTTCCGTGGACCACTCTGAAAACGAGAAAGCTATCACATCCCAGGAAGATGCGCCATCGCACGAACAAGCTGAGATTTTTGCTGAAGGTGACGAGGCGATGGTCGAAGCGCCTGACGTTCCAGAAGCGAATAACGTACTGCCAACAACAGAGCAAGGACCCAGATCTCGCTCCGCTTCAATCTCCGAGCATGAATGGGCTGAAGCCAACGAATACAGAGTGGACGAAGATGTTCGAGCGCAGGAAGGGCAAGAACCTAGATCTCCTTCCGCTTCAATCTCCCAACACGAGTGGGTCGAAGCCAACGAATACGCAGCGGATGAAGCGCAGGAGGCCGCAGACAAAGAAACATCTCTTCAGATACAGCTGCAAGACGAAACTCGTATTCGCGAATCAATTGAAGAATTAGATAGCTATACCCAGCGCCCAAGCCCAGATCGTCGCTATCCCGGGCTTCGCAGCAAACATGCCTACTACGTGCCTCTTGCCAGTCTGATCGACCACTTTGATGCCCCAGTCGATACAATTTCCGTCGTATCCGAGACGTCTCCCATAATCCACTCCGCGTCCGGGAAGAAAGACTACTCACTGACATTGTACCTCACCGACCCTTCCATGGTCGGCACCACACTCACTACGCAGATTTTCCGTCCTTACCTCGAAGCCCTTCCCTCCCTATCCGACGGCGAcgtcatcctcctccgcaaTTTTAAAGTTAAAAGCTTCAATCACCACATGATGCTTGTCTCCGTCGATACTAGCGCATGGGCCGTTTTCAGCCCTTCCCAAGACGAGGCACAGATGACCGGCCCATCAGCCGAATATGATGACGAAGAGCGCACTCACGTATCCTACCTCCGCAGTTGGTACCAGTCAGATGGTGCAGCAATGGTTGCGGATAACCAGCTACAAGCATCTATCGTTGAAGCCAGCAGAGAGATAACGCCTATGAGTAGTGTTGCGGCTAGTGATACAGCTAGTCTTGATGATTTTCCGGGCCGTGATGGGCGTCGTGACTCGACTCGGAGGGATCGGCGCGGGAGGAGATCCTATCGGAGAATTACTATTCATGAGTTGAGGGATGGGAGGAGATATACTGAAATTGGGTCGCCGTCGGACCCGGAGAGTATTCATGAGCTCAGGGATGGGACTGTTTATGCTCATCTTTAG